A window of the Aspergillus flavus chromosome 6, complete sequence genome harbors these coding sequences:
- a CDS encoding nuclear pore complex subunit Nup85, translating to MSFKVPFDSSPPSTPGKSRSLFSLSETPAGAPPSASNSFTPQGAPPSTVFGSSQMSSRSQFDSPGSLFTKSGNINPNDSIFGSSIASFDYPAPRGRKAAPAKSFAPSQSLFSVTNDSRFGDSTNFGPSDSLTSSQMEEGVEGEEAVPEEEEVDGDMDVGDTTRDGNRLSFLDSQFGKPVFPQSTSQDQRKPIYTNPSNAKRPKLDEKWANQSPLRKTKLSPKKDSPIPSIVRNFTSRSRIASVEEPSQVIINTEDEICRLYDEVRKAEYQDVDFQVTLSEVCSQLTEDWELYAEYEGVSRISSTQVGPGDHAPGVIKASFLGSLLLQLHHPPLSSDRSGSFPNPLGFAAPQSLVLAGSRTSAPIPIPKLLLDWLNRNYPQTAELRSLKDVDPNPTASSNFWEILKAAVLRGHIPEAADILRVADFNDARSALEDGLPQTGYRGAQLQNIQKCVNRALQILDSCPGTQHGDWDVRGTEWGMYRRRVLAAVTDLEEFAEGGEQQDSEAPVVGNRFQAINFGLKPSGAAGEFSFAQSARMAESRVPWTIYQNLRSLYRIILGDTSAIMNVAQDWVEATISLTVWWDGEDDDESSAPSNGLGASTSIHFLRPRVSKPQPSNSNPEDAYLRRLDLAFNSATNAESDDGGFRVNSLSSIEVGLASVFEGNVDGVLELLQTWSLCVASAVAEVASAGGWLETTTGAKPLTGLSENDLMVLSYGQDGKSQKGSVSKDDILSSYASGLFERGSMDNGVRQGWELALEVLSRLNDHEKMQKSVSELLDKLPLDTAEQMDRAVLLCSELGLEKEGKRVSERFGDLTVSKTEEYGLALICYARAHNRRKVKSVVDLLISYSLVQSRAYPAPANLDEQLHSLIREPKACLSAVAGVDEEAAGILQFYFSGYATLRRYYETRDEAIGLKEGQRPRFKPLARRRAAAQALVAVISSAADSIYGGLYDPDRDSAVQVDGLLALLGEALPFVEQSTPTLSVSQQSAILSAIEDLETVTPRVYAQCEECFRSTLIEYHSSKRAGADSASNDAFVLPPSPRALLKKSVSSLTTSSTFSFIGSDMIESARNRSGSGSAGSSGVLVPRSGDDARSAYHERGWDWRAGLPEDAKGEDILRMLRLGLAKGLSFGALGSV from the exons ATGAGTTTTAAGGTTCCTTTCGACTCGAGTCCACCCTCGACCCCTGGAAAATCTCGCAGCTTGTTCAGTTTATCTGAAACCCCTGCGGGTGCTCCGCCGTCGGCATCCAATTCCTTTACTCCGCAAGGCGCTCCTCCGTCCACCGTATTTGGCAGCTCCCAGATGAGCTCTAGATCACAGTTTGACTCCCCCGGTTCTCTCTTTACAAAATCCGGAAACATCAATCCCAATGACAGCATATTCGGGTCCTCGATCGCATCCTTCGATTATCCAGCACCACGGGGAAGGAAAGCAGCTCCAGCCAAGTCTTTTGCGCCCTCTCAATCACTTTTCAGTGTGACAAATGATAGCCGGTTTGGTGACTCGACCAATTTTGGGCCGTCAGATAGTTTGACCTCGTCGCAAATGGAAGAAGGCGTCGAGGGCGAGGAGGCCGttccagaggaagaagaagtggatgGCGACATGGACGTAGGAGATACAACTAGAGACGGCAAccgcttgagcttcttggaCTCTCAGTTTGGAAAGCCCGTTTTCCCACAGTCCACCTCGCAAGATCAACGAAAACCGATATATACAAATCCAAGTAATGCGAAGCGGCCTAAGCTCGATGAAAAATGGGCAAATCAATCACCTCTACGCAAAACGAAACTGTCCCCCAAGAAGGACTCTCCCATTCCGTCAATTGTGCGAAACTTTACATCAAGATCGCGTATCGCGTCGGTCGAAGAGCCGAGCCAAGTCATTATCAACACGGAGGATGAAATATGTCGCTTGTACGACGAAGTGCGGAAGGCTGAATACCAAGACGTGGATTTTCAGGTCACGCTGTCAGAGGTCTGTAGCCAACTCACGGAAGATTGGGAATTATATGCAGAGTACGAGGGCGTGTCTAGGATCTCTAGTACACAAGTGGGCCCTGGGGACCACGCTCCTGGCGTGATTAAGGCGAGCTTCCTGGGCTCTCTTTTGTTACAGCTTCACCATCCCCCTCTATCAAGTGATAGGTCAGGGAGTTTTCCCAACCCCCTAGGTTTTGCGGCACCGCAAAGTCTTGTGCTTGCCGGCTCGAGGACTAGTGCGCCCATCCCCATACCGAAGCTGCTCCTTGATTGGCTTAATAGAAATTATCCTCAGACGGCCGAACTGCGATCATTAAAAGATGTGGATCCAAATCCTACTGCGTCTTCAAACTTTTGGGAGATTCTTAAGGCCGCTGTATTGCGCGGTCATATTCCCGAAGCCGCGGACATCTTGCGAGTTGCAGATTTCAACGACGCTAGGTCTGCGTTGGAGGACGGCTTACCACAAACGGGTTATCGTGGGGCACAGTTGCAGAATATCCAGAAGTGCGTCAATAGAGCACTACAGATTTTAGACTCATGCCCTGGCACCCAGCACGGTGATTGGGACGTTAGGGGAACCGAGTGGGGCATGTACAGGAGACGTGTGCTTGCTGCAGTGACAGACCTTGAGGAATTTGCTGAAGGAGGTGAGCAGCAAGACTCTGAGGCCCCGGTTGTGGGCAATCGTTTCCAGGCAATAAACTTTGGATTGAAGCCCAGTGGTGCGGCGGGCGAATTCTCCTTTGCACAGTCTGCGCGCATGGCAGAAAGCCGTGTTCCATGGACGATTTACCAAAACCTGAGATCCCTTTACCGCATTATCCTCGGAGATACGAGCGCTATCATGAATGTTGCACAGGACTGGGTCGAGGCGACGATCAGCTTGACTGTTTGGTGGGAcggggaagatgatgatgagagtTCAGCGCCAAGCAACGGACTCGGTGCCAGCACTAGCATTCACTTTCTCCGTCCTCGGGTATCGAAACCACAGCCTTCTAACAGCAATCCTGAGGACGCTTATCTTCGTCGCCTTGATCTTGCTTTTAATAGTGCAACAAATGCAGAATCCGATGACGGCGGTTTCCGGGTCAACTCTCTCAGCAGCATTGAAGTTGGACTGGCCTCCGTCTTTGAAGGAAACGTTGATGGCGTGTTAGAATTGCTCCAGACGTGGTCACTGTGTGTTGCGTCTGCTGTGGCTGAAGTTGCGTCTGCCGGTGGCTGGCTAGAGACGACAACCGGCGCAAAGCCGCTAACGGGCTTGAGCGAGAATGACTTGATGGTCCTCTCCTATGGTCAAGATGGTAAATCGCAGAAGGGCAGTGTTAGCAAGGACGACATTCTAAGCAGCTATGCATCTGGCTTATTTGAGCGCGGAAGCATGGACAATGGTGTCCGACAGGGCTGGGAGTTGGCGCTCGAGGTTCTAAGCCGTTTAAATGACCATgagaagatgcagaagagCGTGTCAGAGCTATTAGATAAGTTACCGCTTGACACTGCGGAGCAGATGGACAGAGCCGTGTTGCTATGCTCCGAACTAGGTctagaaaaggaagggaaacgAGTCTCTGAG CGTTTTGGCGATCTCACAGTATCCAAGACCGAAGAATACGGCCTTGCTTTAATCTGCTATGCTCGGGCACACAACCGACGAAAGGTCAAGTCCGTCGTTGATCTCCTTATCTCCTACAGTCTCGTCCAATCACGCGCGTATCCTGCACCTGCAAACCTTGATGAACAGCTTCACTCGTTGATCAGAGAACCTAAGGCATGCCTCTCGGCCGTGGCTGGGGTTGATGAGGAAGCTGCCGGCATTCTTCAATTCTACTTCAGTGGTTACGCTACTCTGCGACGATACTATGAGACTCGTGATGAGGCTATTGGTCTCAAAGAGGGGCAAAGACCACGGTTCAAGCCTTTAGCCAGACGGCGAGCGGCGGCTCAAGCTTTGGTCGCGGTCATCAGTAGCGCTGCAGACAGCATTTACGGTGGCCTTTACGACCCTGACCGAGATTCGGCGGTGCAAGTCGATGGCTTATTAGCGCTTCTGGGAGAGGCTCTGCCGTTTGTCGAAC AATCTACACCCACTCTTTCCGTATCTCAACAATCCGCCATTCTGTCTGCCATTGAGGATCTTGAGACGGTTACACCCCGCGTCTATGCTCAATGTGAGGAGTGTTTCCGCTCTACACTCATCGAGTATCACTCCTCCAAGCGCGCAGGCGCCGATTCAGCATCTAATGACGCTTTTGTTCTCCCACCATCTCCTCGCGCACTGCTGAAAAAGTCCGTGTCCTCGCTGACAACTTCGAGCACCTTCTCGTTCATCGGTAGTGATATGATCGAGTCCGCACGGAACCGGTCGGGATCCGGATCTGCTGGCAGCTCTGGCGTGTTGGTGCCTCGTTCTGGTGATGACGCTCGTTCGGCGTATCATGAGCGAGGCTGGGACTGGCGTGCTGGTCTACCGGAGGACGCCAAGGGAGAGGATATTCTCCGGATGTTGCGACTGGGGCTTGCCAAAGGACTGAGCTTCGGAGCTCTTGGGTCGGTCTAA
- a CDS encoding Afadin and alpha-actinin-binding-domain-containing protein, which translates to MEPHNLQAASTYINNVLLARGLLKSGRPIDFAQPENEEGGTGAAMARVINLVNDLVLRRDREAEHRENLATTIRTLRAEDAQKTLEIEKLKAKTSELTRSVALAEAQERAQKANVASADATVRQLKDQVQRMKTTIQQVRAQCANDIRKRDLEMQRLKSHLAERQRGKREGLGVTTININPAVDRSSKSKLLSGGDNVNDPGYSLKQETNDFLTELCQNLSDENDSLIMLARNTVQTLKYLQGLPQSEDNEEYSNGASVGIQKSSQGPVTTLPASCEELSNQMDRVLDHLRTLLTNPSFVPLEEVEVRDEEIGRLRESWEKMESRWKQAVTMMDGWHRRIADGGGSVQAEELRMGMRLDLSVDSAQDLAPADEEETQMQSPIYEDQEAEEEEDSVNKASQEGAELPPASVDTQLPVREEKSQKSTDRALKERSENVRPARLPRKVSFTPGLHGSPCEPSGGDDTLPIKAHQSETVTRRPSRRKPETKTSRQVPSQTSRLHEPKKSGLTKEHGPSSQTRMSVSQKLAAAESEARAAEQARKEGESRKRGRAVKGSKGSQDRRRSTLTNDELGELMGMTSR; encoded by the exons ATGGAGCCGCATAATTTACAGGCGGCATCTACCTATATAAATAATGTTCTTCTCGCCCGGGGGCTACTGAAAAGTGGCAGACCGATCGATTTCGCTCAGCCGGAGAATGAGGAGGGTGGCACGGGGGCTGCGATGGCGAGAGTCATCAACTTGGTGAATGACTTGGTCCTAAGGAGAGAT CGCGAAGCCGAACACCGAGAGAACCTAGCGACTACGATTCGGACATTGCGGGCGGAGGATGCCCAGAAGACACTCGAGATT GAGAAACTCAAGGCGAAGACATCTGAATTGACCCGATCGGTCGCTTTGGCGGAAGCGCAAGAACGTGCCCAGAAAGCTAATGTAGCGAGTGCCGACGCTACGGTACGACAACTGAAAGATCAAGTCCAGCGTATGAAGACTACGATTCAGCAAGTTCGGGCTCAGTGTGCCAACGATATCCGCAAGCGTGACCTGGAGATGCAGAGATTGAAGTCTCACCTGGCTGAACGTCAGAGAGGAAAACGGGAGGGGCTAGGCGTGACAACCATAAACATAAACCCTGCAGTCGATCGATCTTCCAAATCCAAGCTATTGTCGGGTGGTGATAATGTCAATGATCCAGGCTACAGTCTGAAGCAGGAAACCAATGATTTTCTGACGGAGTTATGCCAAAACTTGAGCGACGAGAATGATAGTCTGATTATGCTTGCGCGGAACACCGTCCAGACTCTAAAATACTTGCAAGGTTTGCCACAAAGCGAGGATAATGAAGAGTATTCGAACGGCGCAAGCGTAGGAATTCAGAAATCATCACAAGGCCCAGTTACTACACTTCCGGCGTCTTGTGAAGAGCTGTCCAACCAAATGGATAGGGTGCTTGACCATCTGAGAACACTCCTTACTAACCCCTCTTTTGTACCGCTCGAAGAAGTCGAGGTGCGCGATGAGGAAATTGGGAGGCTACGGGAAAGCtgggaaaagatggagagcaGATGGAAACAAGCTGTTAccatgatggatggatggcACAGACGAATCGCCGATGGTGGTGGCTCAGTGCAAGCGGAGGAGTTGCGAATGGGTATGAGGCTCGACCTTAGCGTAGACTCGGCTCAGGATCTTGCGCCagccgacgaggaggagacaCAGATGCAGTCGCCAATCTACGAGGATCAGGAggctgaagaggaagaagactcCGTAAACAAAGCTTCTCAAGAGGGCGCTGAGCTACCTCCGGCTTCTGTTGACACTCAGCTACCGGTACGGGAGGAAAAGTCTCAGAAGAGCACTGATCGTGCGCTGAAGGAGCGGAGCGAGAATGTTCGGCCCGCGCGCTTGCCACGAAAGGTTTCTTTTACACCTGGTCTCCATGGATCACCTTGTGAACCTAGTGGTGGCGATGATACTCTGCCAATCAAAGCGCATCAGTCCGAGACAGTCACGCGCAGGCCGTCGAGGAGAAAACCGGAGACCAAGACGTCTCGCCAGGTACCCAGCCAGACTAGCAGACTGCATGAGCCGAAAAAGTCAGGTCTGACTAAAGAGCACGGCCCCAGTTCTCAAACTCGGATGAGTGTTTCGCAAAAGCTAGCCGCCGCCGAGAGTGAAGCTCGTGCTGCGGAACAGGCCCGCAAAGAAGGCGAGAGCCGTAAGAGAGGCCGCGCAGTGAAGGGTTCTAAAGGGAGCCAAGATCGGCGAAGAAGCACTCTCACTAATGACGAGCTGGGCGAGCTGATGGGGATGACATCCCGGTGA
- a CDS encoding leucine rich repeat domain protein yields MMGSQALARGEAAALQRHGQQLYQTGSFKAAIDAFTEALNSKDADMLGILDNRAATYTKLGQYDRALKDARHMIKNDKQDERGYLRCAKCLLLEGKLEKALELYAYALKTLPSNHPRRELVEQLHNKLRDKLTSKCCDPFSVLPLEIAAMVLEHLNFKQIVAILRVSKQWDSFLSSMRDLWMRIDLTGARSKIHWCSVRAYIRRSKSMVTHAIVKNISSSSAERVLQFFSRCPRLEYLEVGTPFSCQNFYEMFKGSRRMKTLIISRDMPVPQEYITKFLGSLPLLENIKIYKARTSPSSKVQWPSELPHLRSIILGTTEGSWLNGHTSALHIPRKQPDLPYSIANLEELCLNSDPDVFFPYPPSFNPIDFSRLLRLDLSGIYISDEFTLPPSLEYLRICGGAATEEFPFSNQRPVEFHKLKTLMFRDVPWVSNNTMLIFLVEAKAPLEVLHVDSCFRLRGTAFWHSLCQHANDLTELNVSHVIGINDNFSNQIVEKMHKLKVIYMSYTEITGISIKTFADARVSEGNVMRIERLHIKGCELVSPDAIAYGRAHGIEILT; encoded by the exons ATGATGGGCTCTCAAG CTCTAGCGCGTGGCGAAGCAGCTGCCTTGCAGCGGCATGGTCAACAACTATACCAGACGGGCAGCTTTAAGGCTGCCATCGATGCATTCACAGAG gcattaaatagtaaagatGCTGATATGCTTGGTATACTTGATAATCGCGCCGCTACTTACACTAAGCTTGGTCAATACGATCGGGCACTGAAGGATGCGAGGCACATGATCAAAAATGACAAGCAAGATGAACGA GGATATCTTCGCTGCGCAAAATGCCTTCTTTTGGAAGGAAAGCTCGAGAAGGCTTTAGAACTCTACGCCTATGCGCTAAAGACTTTGCCTAGTAATCATCCTCGGCGTGAG CTCGTAGAACAACTACACAACAAGCTTCGAGATAAACTAACATCTAAATGCTGTGACCCATTCAGTGTGCTGCCTCTTGAAATAGCAGCGATGGTGTTAGAGCATCTTAACTTCAAGCAGATTGT GGCCATCCTGCGCGTATCAAAACAATGGGACAGCTTCCTGTCCTCAATGCGAGACTTATGGATGCGGATTGACTTGACCGGTGCCCGCAGCAAAATCCATTGGTGTTCCGTCCGGGCTTACATCCGGCGGTCGAAATCCATGGTGACCCATGCTATTGTGAAGAATATATCCTCTAGTTCCGCAGAAAGAGTCCTTCAATTCTTCAGCAGGTGTCCAAGATTAGAATACTTGGAAGTCGGGACGCCGTTTAGCTGTCAGAACTTCTATGAAATGTTCAAAGGCTCCCGACGCATGAAAACGCTGATAATATCAAGGGATATGCCGGTACCGCAAGAGTATATTACCAAGTTCCTGGGAAGCTTGCCTCTCCTTGAGAATATCAAAATATACAAAGCCAGAACTTCACCTTCATCAAAGGTACAATGGCCCTCAGAGCTCCCACACCTACGGAGCATAATTCTCGGCACTACAGAGGGATCATGGTTAAACGGGCATACGTCTGCCCTACACATCCCTCGCAAACAA CCTGATCTTCCCTATTCCATTGCAAATCTTGAAGAGCTGTGCCTCAACTCAGATCCAGACGTCTTTTTCCCTTACCCTCCTTCTTTCAACCCAATAGACTTTTCGCGACTTCTGCGACTGGACCTCAGCGGCATATACATCAGTGACGAATTTACTCTACCGCCTAGCCTTGAATACCTACGCATCTGCGGTGGTGCTGCAACTGAGGAATTCCCATTTTCTAACCAGCGTCCTGTCGAGTTTCACAAACTCAAGACCCTCATGTTCAGGGATGTGCCTTGGGTCTCGAATAACACCATGCTTATATTTCTCGTGGAAGCCAAAGCCCCACTTGAGGTACTTCATGTAGACAGCTGCTTCCGATTGCGCGGGACTGCTTTCTGGCACAGCCTATGCCAACATGCCAACGATTTAACAGAACTCAACGTCTCCCATGTTATCGGGATCAATGATAACTTCTCGAATCAGATTGTTGAGAAGATGCATAAATTGAAAGTCATTTACATGTCTTATACCGAGATTACCGGCATCTCCATCAAGACATTCGCCGATGCCCGAGTCTCTGAAGGCAATGTCATGAGAATCGAGCGGCTACATATAAAAGGGTGTGAGCTTGTCTCACCAGACGCAATTGCATATGGCCGGGCACACGGCATTGAGATACTCACTTGA
- a CDS encoding indoleamine 2,3-dioxygenase family protein (unnamed protein product) produces MTQTKVPPTSSTTVKRFPHIHDDPATLPKSLDPFTITTSTGFLPFIMSPTKLPDAFKPLESLLERLPVEKLDGTPGLLATYELGPAVQELPDLTAEVDKLVTADGSPDLYAVTAVFRDYSFLASSYLLEPCWENWSKNPDKGYGLGRDVLPRAVACPMYRCAQLLDIPPFMSYAAAYSLFNYTLADPKKGLVYDNLRLVRAFEHGLNPKSSEAGFILTHIDMVKDSNGLISGALKVVDTIEQGGSRAEVNDGFREILSSMEKIEACMEDMWANSKPSEYLSFRVFIFGITNQSMFPNGVIYDGVLDNKPLNFRGESGANDSMIPLLDHLCQIPMPSTPLTKILHEFRAYRPLPHREFLAYMNSKAAEVGVRDFVVKDTETVILFLKTLNHVRSFRWRHWLFAREYIIRRTPHPTATGGSPIVTWLPNQLSAVMDMMISIYDTYLAPQKEPEYSANGLTGYDASFQKQVEPMMEMVRDQKDKLAKEVEKWCQERGNGF; encoded by the exons ATGACACAAACCAAGGTCCCTCCAACCTCTTCCACTACCGTGAAGCGTTTTCCTCATATCCATGATGACCCGGCAACCTTGCCTAAGTCCTTGGACCCCTTCACTatcaccacctccaccggcttcttgcccttcattATGTCCCCTACCAAGCTGCCTGATGCCTTCAAACCTTTGGAGTCCTTGCTTGAACGTCTTCCTGTGGAGAAGCTTGATGGTACCCCTGGTCTTCTGGCTACCTATGAACTGGGTCCTGCCGTCCAGGAGCTTCCTGACCTCACCGCCGAAGTTGACAAGCTTGTCACTGCTGATGGCTCCCCAGACCTCTATGCTGTCACTGCCGTTTTCCGTGATTActccttcttggcttcgTCTTACCTGCTTGAGCCATGCTGGGAGAACTGGAGCAAAAACCCTGACAAGGGGTATGGCCTGGGACGTGACGTGCTTCCTAGGGCTGTGGCTTGCCCTATGTATCGTTGTGCTCAACT GTTGGACATCCCCCCTTTCATGTCCTATGCTGCCGCATACTCTCTCTTCAACTATACCCTTGCCGATCCCAAGAAGGGTTTAGTATATGACAACCTCCGTCTTGTCCGGGCCTTTGAACATGGCCTTAACCCCAAGTCCTCCGAGGCCGGGTTCATCCTGACCCATATCGACATGGTCAAGGATTCCAATGGACTGATCAGCGGGGCCCTGAAGGTCGTCGACACCATTGAACAAGGCGGCTCCCGCGCCGAAGTCAACGACGGCTTCAGAGAGATTCTATCATCtatggagaagatcgaagCCTGCATGGAAG ACATGTGGGCCAACTCCAAGCCCAGCGAGTACCTCTCCTTCCgggtcttcatcttcggaaTCACCAACCAATCCATGTTTCCGAACGGCGTCATCTACGACGGCGTGCTCGACAACAAGCCCCTCAACTTCCGCGGCGAAAGCGGCGCCAACGACAGCATG ATCCCCCTCCTTGACCACCTCTGTCAGATCCCCATGCCGTCCACCCCACTCACCAAGATCCTGCACGAGTTCCGCGCCTACCGCCCCCTCCCTCACCGCGAGTTCCTCGCCTACATGAACTCCAAGGCCGCGGAGGTCGGCGTCCGCGACTTCGTGGTCAAGGACACCGAGACCGTCATTCTCTTCCTGAAGACCCTGAACCATGTGCGGAGCTTCCGCTGGCGTCATTGGTTGTTCGCCCGCGAGTATATCATTCGTCGTACGCCTCATCCCACTGCTACCGGTGGTAGCCCTATTGTTACG TGGCTTCCTAACCAGCTCTCGGCTGTTATGGATATGATGATCTCGATCTATGATACTTATCTTGCTCCGCAGAAGGAGCCGGAGTATTCGGCTAATGGCCTGACTGGGTATGATGCTTCTTTCCAGAAACAGGTTGAGccgatgatggagatggtgcGTGACCAGAAGGATAAGTTGGCCaaggaggttgagaagtGGTGTCAGGAGAGGGGGAACGGTTTCTGA
- a CDS encoding cytochrome c oxidase assembly protein, which produces MSRASKLTLAATGLGAAGIIYFVHWAQEQDKASMHKGVERDMEKQRIRQERQAEFEIQRRLEEEYRKLQTVSPNIEDQSGGETKQGRGT; this is translated from the exons ATGTCTCGAGCATCTAAGCTGACACTGGCTGCTACCGGCTTGGGTGCGGCGGGAATCATCTACTTCGTTCACTGGGCACAAGAACAAGATAAAGCC TCCATGCACAAGGGGGTTGAACGAGATATGGAGAAGCAGCGTATTCGACAAGAACGGCAGGCCGAGTTCGAGATTCAGCGAaggcttgaagaagaatacaGGAAACTCCAAACTGTCTCCCCAAACATAGAAGATCAGAGTGGAGGCGAAACGAAACAGGGGAGAGGGACATAA
- a CDS encoding putative vacuolar ATP synthase subunit G → MVQNLQRIIGDYHNGGDKWQNTDRLQLTIRGGLGEIIGASPRLRLILLCPYFSPPSLFRFSIVSREDILVKMSAQNSAGIQTLLDAEREAQKIVQQAREYRTKRIRDAKSEAQKEIEEYRNQKEQEFKKFEAEHSSGYKKAEEDANKEAEVKLQEIKDAGNSKGAKVVEDLISALTDVKPEASEKILSQA, encoded by the exons ATGGTCCAGAACTTGCAACGGATTATCGGCGATTATCACAATGGCGGTGATAAGTGGCAGAATACAGACCGCCTACAGCTGACCATTCGTGGCGGCCTCGGGGAGATCATCGGCGCATCTCCACGCCTCCGCCTTATCTTACTGTGTCCCTATTTCTCCCCTCCCTCTTTGTTTCGATTTTCCATTGTCAGCCGAGAGGATATATTAGTAAAGATG TCCGCTCAGAACTCCGCAGGCATTCAGACCCTCCTCGAT GCCGAGAGAGAGGCTCAGAAGATTGTTCAACAAG CTAGAGAAT ACCGTACGAAGCGCATAAGGGATGCGAAGTCAGAGGCAcagaaggagatcgaggagTACAGAAATCAGAAGGAACAAGAGTTCAAGAAATTCGAGGCTGAG CACTCGAGCGGATATaagaaggccgaagaggATGCAAACAAGGAGGCAGAAGTGAAGCTGCAGGAAATTAAGGATGCTGGAAACAGCAAGGGCGCTAAGGTTGTCGAAGACCTTATCAGTGCGCTGACCGATGTGAAGCCTGAGGCTTCCGAAAAGATCCTCAGCCAGGCATAG
- a CDS encoding Alpha/Beta hydrolase protein yields MRCAVATLRADTRFASLKRVCQYHRFNHRIPRGFHSSTCRYQLPEGTGSDPRLEGLGKVIEDEYAVIREVYDTPKHAIVLAHGLLGFDELRLAGPYFPGVQYWRGIKEALSVKGIEVITATVPPSGSIEARAEELAKDIAAGAQGKAVNIIAHSMGGLDSRYMISHLQPKDFKVLSLTTIATPHRGSAVADYILKQIGDERLAQVYYALEQIKFETGAFSQLTRDYMEKTFNPTTPDVEDVRYFSYGASMQPSFWSVFRLSHRYLEQVEGYNDGLVSVASSKWGGKDGYKGTLMGVNHLDLINWTNRMKWLAGKITGNRRRFNAIAFYLAIADMLAKEGL; encoded by the exons ATGAGATGCGCCGTCGCTACACTGCGCGCAGATACTAGGTTTGCCAGCCTGAAGCGCGTCTGCCAATACCATCGGTTCAATCATCGAATCCCTCGTGGGTTCCATTCATCAACTTGTAGATACCAGCTCCCTGAGGGCACGGGGTCTGACCCACGGCTGGAAGGGCTGGGGAAAGTCATTGAGGATGAATATGCGGTGATTCGGGAAGTTTATG ATACCCCAAAGCATGCCATTGTCCTAGCCCATGGGCTTCTTGGATTTGATGAATTGCGCCTTGCTGGCCCTTACTTTCCTGGTGTGCAATACTGGCGCGGCATTAAAGAGGCGCTGTCAGTGAAAGGAATTGAGGTCATCACCGCTACAGTACCTCCTTCAGGCTCCATTGAAGCACGTGCTGAGGAACTAGCAAAGGATATTGCTGCTGGTGCTCAAGGGAAGGCTGTTAATATTATTGC TCATAGCATG GG AGGGCTTGACTCCCGATATATGATCAGTCATCTGCAACCGAAGGATTTTAAAGTTCTATCTCTGACGACTATTGCAACTCCTCACAGAG GATCCGCAGTTGCAGATTACATTCTAAAGCAAATCGGCG ATGAGCGTCTTGCTCAGGTATATTACGCTCTCGAACAAATAAAGTTTGAGACGGGTGCTTTCTCTCAGCTGACACGGGATTACATGGAAAAGACGTTCAATCCTACCACTCCCGATGTCGAAGACGTCAG ATACTTTTCTTACGGGGCGTCCATGCAGCCAAGCTTTTGGTCTGTATTCCGCCTATCCCATAGATACCTTGAGCAGGTCGAAGGCTATAATGACGGGCTAGTCAGCGTTGCTAGTAGCAAGTGGGGAGGGAAAGACGGCTATAAGGGAACCCTCATGGGCGTGAACCACTTGGATCTGATTAATTGGACTAACAGAATGAAGTGGCTGGCTGGCAAGATCACGGGGAACAGGCGAAG GTTCAATGCTATCGCGTTCTACCTTGCCATTGCAG ACATGCTTGCTAAGGAGGGTCTATAA